Within the Gossypium raimondii isolate GPD5lz chromosome 12, ASM2569854v1, whole genome shotgun sequence genome, the region TTGTTCGTTTAAGGGGGGATAAAAAGTCTGGTTGGAAGGCTTTCTCCACTTTCTGTGGGAATAAATATGCTTATGATTCAGAGGCTGTCCACTGCTTGTGGATACCTAGCTAATGCTTTAGGATGACAAAGAATCACCGCATTTCTTTGTTTAGTTCCTTGGCAAGGGAAGGCTTTATACCAAGGTTTGATCCCCAAAAGCGTAGCTTAGGATTGCAACATTTGAGCAATAAAAAGATTCTTTTATGTGTGTGTTTAAATGGGGAAAAGACTGTCATTTGATGTGGCAAAGAACTTGCATTTCCCTTTTTATGTTCTGGGAAAGAAAAAGCTTAGGGAGGTTTGATCCCCTAAAAAGCGGGCTTAGGATTGCAACATCTGAGGGATTAAAGTTTCTTTTATGCCTGAGCAGCTCCTGTATTCACTTCAAATATAGATATTCATATaggtatatatgtacatgtactTATCCATTATTCTATCAGAGTTGATACAAAACAACATTTGGTTTTACTTTGCTGCAGGATAAACCCAGTAAAGATATAGAAGCTCCGAGTTCTCTTCTTGATGCCTATCACCTTGGGGAAAAGGcagctgaaggctacttggcttCTCTAAACAGCAAATATGAGCAGCTTTCTAAAGAAAAAGAGGTTACTTACATCTCCTACTTTTTGTTTAATACATATGATAAGCAAGAGTGTCAACTAACACTaggttttcattatttttaacacGCTAGGCTTTTGGTACAGCAGTTGAGGAACTTAATGAGGGATATTTATCAAAGGATGGAAAATTAGTTCTTGATTTCCTGCAAGCCATTCATGCTGCTGAAAAGCAGCAAGCTGAGCTGGATGCACGTGCTTTTGCTGAGGAAAAACGAGAATTGAAGGTCTGAAGTTTGAGCACTAGGCTCTGCTACACATCATCTGCCTTcttaatttctgcagcttcattTTGGCCATCGCATACTGTTtgctaatgtttttttttttctttccactcTCTCTTCAGGAGAAATATGAAAAGGAATTAAGGGATTCAGGAGCCAGGGAACTAATGCGTACAGAAGAGGCAGCTATGTTGGATAAGGTTACAgctcttttcatattttcattgtttttactATGTTATATTTCGTGTGATTGATAGCGAAGCTTTTTGTCATTGCTTTCAGCTCTATGCTTATTGGGTAATTCTAATTTTCTTACATCGCATTGACTAATGCATTCATACTCTGACTTCCTCTTTTCTCTTGCTCTTGCTGTGCAAATCATACAgtaatttctttcatgtttcATGGTGAAAGagggaaaaaatataaatttttccatCTCTTTTGTGGTACTTGTGTCTTCTgtttatatagatatatatttatatatactttgtAAGGGTTTGaaaacattgattttttttcttcatttttgaaCTATACACATATAATGAATTATTGTCTGTCAAATGAAATCAGCCAGAAGAGGACTTATTTTTCTTGCTGTCCACTTTATGAGTGACACATTTTTGATAACCTGCTTTCTTCTTACCCGCGTGTATCTTTTTCTTTAACCTTGCAACAAAGCCACAATGACTCCCATCTGCACTTTATGCTTAATTCTCCCGGTGAATCCACTTTCTTTTTGTATCCCTAGGACCTGTATGTCAGGACTGAACATGAGGCAGAATGGGTGGGTTGGCACCCTAACACAAACAATTTGATTAAAAGTTGATGGTTCTGTAGTGCTTTATCGCCCATCACATGACAGAAATGGATATGCTAGGTAGTGATTGATAGTTAAAGCTCTATCATTTCACCActgtaaagaaaattttatcccATGATATGGagttttatgcaattttatcaaCCTTATATACTTTGGTTTTCCTGTTTTGTGTGTGACAATGACAAAACGCAATCGTTATTTTATCAGTTTGGAACAACTTGATCTGTTTGTAAGGAATAACAGAAGCCGAAAACTTTGAATTATAGGAAGACCAGTCCCAATCAGTTTCTCTAATTTTTATGCTAGTTAGCAAAATTacattagtatttttattaatcaaCTTAAGCTATTCTATGATTTTGCAATATGGATTTTGATGAGCATGCTTATTTTGCTGTATTTACCTTGGAAAGTCAATTTCGCTTCGAGATAGAGTATACTCTGGCATCCATATGCCCTTCTGAAGGGTTAAAAgattaagtaaaagaaaagaggtaattatattattttgtgaatTCAATCTTCTATGAATTCGACTTTACCACTTTCAGGaattgaagagagaaagaaCAAAAGCAGCAGTTGCTATAAAATCCCTACAAGAGAGAATGGAAGAGAAACTCAGGATGGAACTTGAAGAAAAGGTACATAGTTTTATGCTAACAAAGAAGTTCTATAGCATTTTTCCATAACTAATGAACTCAAGCTGTTAAATCTTTGGTTATTGCAGGAAAGAGAAGCtggaatgaatttgaaaaatgcACAGGAGCAAGGAAAAGTAGAACTGGTATCTGCAATTGCAAATGAGAAAGCAGCACAGATTGAAAAAATGGCAGAAGCAAATTTTCATGTAAGCTATCTCCTGGTGGAAttcttttaatgaaaatatgaacaaaattaaCTTTTCTAGTTTTGAGGAAGAAAACATGAATTGGAAAGTTCCTTTCAGTGTTTTTTGATAGAAtatggaataaataaatttaaaagttatgatGCAAGATTTTTCTCATATGATATGTTGGAATATAGAATGTCATGGCTCTACTTTGAGGCATATAGCTTTCAGGGGAAAAAGACAAGCTAAATGTCATGTCATGCATCAATATTTTAGCTTTCAGTTTAACGCAGTATCAACTTTCATGCTTTCTGTTTTCTGCATGGTGATGCTCCATTTGTTTGATAGACATTGTGCATcagtatatattatatttatgtgtgAAAAATGAAACTGTATTTTGTTGAAGATCAAACTCATTAAGTGATCAATGATCACAAGCAAATTAGCTAACCTCTTGTGCAACTTCTTGCTAAAATCAAAGGTTTTGCCATTAAATTTTTCTGAATATTAGCATTTGCTGGAATGTATTGATTTACAATCTAAACAGTTAATAGATTTCCAACGTCACAGAAACCTCAATAAAGTTTAACTAGTACCACCTATTTTGTAGAAGGAAATGAAAGCAAGAATAGTTTCTGATATATGCTTCAAATATTAAAGTActgtattaatatatatatatatattaaagtactaaatcaaacatgaaaattatttcAGGATCAATGTGCATGTCTAAAGTTAAAAAGAGTAGCCTTCTGAATTGGAAGCTTCTAGTTTATCAGTtacaaacattaattttaaatgtgtttctcattttctcatttttgtattttattgttTACTGTTCAGATGaatctgaatttgagaaatacaCATGTTATTAACTTCATGCTCAAGTATTCTTTCATACATAGTCTAAAATATTGGTTTATTATTAGCCATTCAACACCATGGATGTGATTAGAGGATCTAAACATGGCCTGAACTATTCTGTTGTAGATAAATGCCTTATGTATGGCATTTTATGCACAATCTGAAGAGGCGCACAAGATTCATTCTATTCACAAGCTTGCTTTGGTACCTTCTCCACCTTAATTCGTTGTTCttagtctcttttttttttttttttcttttggaatctGAGTTATGTTGTATAATGATTGATAGATCTAGTAATAATTCATCTGAACTTGTAAATCATTGTCACATAACTTGAATGTTCTTGGGTCCTACAGGGAGCGCTTGCTCTAGAAGATGCACTTTCCAAAGGATTACCAATCCAAAAAGAAATAGATACTCTATACACCTATCTTGAAGGCTTTGAGAAGGATTCAGTATTAGGTTTGGTCCTTTCATCCCTTCCAGAAGAAACTCGGTACTGTGGAACAGACACTCTACTAGAGTTGAATCAAAAGGCAAGTTGTTTTGTACTTTAAGAAATATATGCCTACTTATTTCTGAATCATTTCAAATGATAAGATCCTTTGGTTACATGGTTGATAGTTTGCCCTTCATAGAATTCTATGCAAGAATTGTATGCGTTACATAGAATCTTAGTTTGTCATGATATTTTTCAAAGAATGGAACAATTTTAAATGCTTTATGGTGACCGGCTAAGAGTATATAGAATCTTAGTTTTTTCCAAAGCCTAAAAGCCGGGAGGATGGCATCATTCACTTGATCCCTTTTagctatttataaatttgtgcACTCTTTTCTTCCTCTTATAGCAGCAGCCACAAAGCCCTTGTGTGCGCTGAAAATGGACTGCTTTTATGATTGTTTCATTGTCAATAGCATTTTTCTTTGGCTATGctaaataaattgaactaaacaTGCCCTCACCCTCCTCTTTGTTGTTATCGAATATGCTTCCTATTTGATTAGGATTGGCTTTGCAGTCATTTTTCGATGAGAAGCAAAGAATATGTAGGTTCTTTAGCAGTCAAATTTCCCAAGGTCtggctttttcaataataaatttcttcAATATTGAAGGGCGCTTAAGCACTTAGATTCTGGATTGTCAAGGTGAGAGGTTTCTAGCTGAAGCCCCTTCATTGGGAATCTTTACGCTGTAACTGCATTAACAATCGTTGGTTTGCTGAAGTTGGTAAGCTCGGTGCTGTGAAGGGAAGCTGCTAGGAACTGGATTAGTTATCCAGTGGATAAAATATTAAACGAGAAAAAGGGAGAGCAACAATGCTATATGCATCATTTAAAATCAACCCAAAGGAGGTTTGCTTCTCTGTTTCAGAGTTAAGGGTCCATTTGTATTCTAACCCTTATCAACCTGATACCAAAATCCATTAAGGATTTTATGATGGATAGGAATGGAGACTAATCGTCTAAAGATGGACTATAGAGTGGTTTGGTTCAATGGGTCGAACCTGATGAGGATAAGATTGTTAAGAGAAAGAaatgcttttgtttttgtttcttcttttacaTGCTTGGTCTAATTTTGTGCAAGGAAAGAAAGTATTACTCCTTTTATGTACCACTGCCCACTGGTGCATCTAAGAGGCATTCGCAAATCAGTTACTGGCAGAAATTCCTAAATTGTATTCTGTTTAGCACCTTAGCTATTCCCATGGATACAGGGCCAAATTACAAGCTACGTCTAAGCAGTTTTATGAGTTCATTTCAAAGGTGGACAGGAATACTGCTAGAGCTGCTGAGATTTAGCAATAGATTGATGGTTAATAGTTGTTTTGATCCTTAAGCAATTCTAACAGATGCTGATTCATGACATTCGAAGTAAATTCCGTAGATTACTGTTTGACATATGTTCTTCTTGCAGTTTAATGGCTTGAAAGGAAACCTAAGGCATTTCAGCCTGATTCCACCAGGTGGTGGTGGTATCCTGACGCATTCTTTGGCACATATTGCATCCTGGTTAAAGGTGACAAAAAATGGGATTGACTTTTCACATAATAATAGATCCAAGTCCCTGAAAGAATCTCATGCTTGCCTTTTGACTATCTAATAGGTAAAAGAAGTTGACGAATCTAGTGAAGGGATCGAGAGTATAATCAGTAGAGTTGAAAATTACTTGGCTGAAGGAAAGCTTGTTGAAGCAGCTTCCACTCTTGAGCAAGGTGTCAAAGGTAGCCAAGCGGAGGAGATTATTGGTGATTGGGTGAAACGAGCGAGGAATAGGGCCATCACGGAGCAAGCATTAACAGTACTTCAATCTTATGCTACTTGCATCAGTCTTACCTAATCTCCCAGTCCTGAATATTTGGTTCCCCTCTGGTATGGAACTTTAAAACCTCATTGAATTAGCGGTTAAAGGTAAAGAAATTTTCTGGCTTTCCTTGTCAACATAACGGCAACCATATTGGTCTTTTTGCTTTTGGGAAACCTATATcacgatttttttttctttaaactgTGTAGATCGTCCCCACGATCctccaaataaaattttggtttccATATTTTTTAGAGGCCTTCATTTTGCAAGTAAACTTATGATTATTGTAAACAACAGGCGTTCTATAGAGCCAATTTCTTGTTCTCTTATGAAGATTGTAATAACGATGCATCATTTTCTTGAACATATGTTAGGTGAGAGTTCAGTTTAGTTGATTCATGCAGCTACACTAGGACCAATCCTAGGGATGTGTTGTCTTGGGCAAGGAGGTTTTTCAAATTCGGACCAACTTGGCTCGaattattgtttaataataactatttttagtttaatctaaaatatgaaTTTCAGAGTTATTAGTtggatatatacatatactgaTGAGAGAGGGTATTGTAAGCAAACAGATTAGCTAAACAAGACACATGGCATGTTGGTTGCGTTGTTGTATGGTTCTGTGTTTTTAAATGAACGggttggtatatatatatatcgtcTCCTCCACTgtcattaattttgatttaaggtGAAATTGTTGAACATgtcctaattttaattttaattttaattttaataactacaATATTTTTCgttgaaacaaaattttaagtttaatttatagctggataaccttttcttttctagaAGTTGACACCACTCTCCGTAAAttgcttctttcttttctcttaatttctgTCAAAAGAAATATTGCtttaaaaagtaagaaaatatatttttttaaaagtgtaAATGCCAAAAACctcgtaaaataattaaaaattgactAAATCTTTCATTAAAAACCACACCTAATTGAacctttaaaataatgaaatacattaacttcaaaataaaattatgaaacactTAATCAAGTCTTTGAAATATTGTTTATCATCAAAGCTTTTTGATGGATTGATatgaaaaaatgataatatgGTAGTAAgttagaaattaaaagagaatattgaaatattataaaattattaaagattacaaaataatttataaaatttataaaaaaatattaaagagttactaaaattattgaaatattatagAACTTCtagaaaatcatataaaatatagaaaattattaaaaatagttataaaattatagaaaaattataaaatgagaaattatagaaattatgaaaattctacaaaaaaattactactttttgttttccttataCTATGCTTAGGTcacaaatatattttcttgaCGGTTTGCTAAacgaatgaaaaataaaattaaaaaaattaaaaaaaaaaattcttttggcTAGTCTAAGATGCTGAACAACAaagtttgatttttgaaaaacaccaTCATTTTGGGAATATACACGCGGTAGAAAATTTACGCCAATCAATTGAGATATGGTATGCTACAAGTGAATATTTACGACAATAAATGAATTCTAATTTTAGAATGACTGACCCGTTTAACCTAGTCCATATAATATCTTTTGCAAGAGCTAGAGGAAATGCATTTAAGTAAACGTTTAATGGTATTAATTTATTCAAGgctttaattaatttctttaactGAGTAATGGtgtacttaaaaataaaaaattatatttagtggGAATAAACAAACATGGCATCACATTGAAGTCCCCAGCCAATGATTgaaaattgatatatgaaaatgatgGGATTAGTGTGTTAATCAAATGTCACAGCATGGGCCTTTGCCTGGGTTCATTTATGAGTTGAGTCTCAATCATAAATCAAGTTCCATGAAAGAATCTATACCAATAAACAACATTAGGGagatcataatatatattttgtaccacATCAATGATTTATTGATAATTTCGACATTTGTAACATGCTATTTTTAGCTTAGGAATCTTAATTTACGTGATTTTGAGTTGgaatcaattttgattttaaaaatggaGTCCTTTAGTTTGAGTTTAAATTAGGTTAGTTATTTAAGCTTTCAATTGagcttttaaattatataatctcaaattgatataatttagaTTCAACTCATTTATATTTAGatcattttagattaaaatcattttggttttattttaaatttaaattactttgaattaaaattattttaaacttacatgggtttcaagtttgaattgttagttttatgatttaattaaatttgaccaGATTCAGTTTTAAGTTGATTaagtcatattttcaaattcaagttaAATTTGATAGCTTaattgtatcatattttaagttctcctttaatattattgtttaggCAACCAAAAATTAAGATgtctactgattttttttaattttaaaattttagattaataaatttaataaataattttctctatGTTAATAatcagatttaaattttattatttaaaaataaaggagtaaattattaaaataaaattaaattacaaatttataaagaatACATAtacttgtattatattttaatcaagtaAAAATGTTAATCGAggacatttttatttttagggttaaatataaaattggtacaAAAATTGTCCACTTCTCTCAAATTgatacttataatttttatgtcccAGATTGGTACCCGAACTTTTTTTCCATCCATGAAATTAGATTGACATCAACAAAAACATGTTTGCTTAGGATTGTAGAGTCAACAACATAAAGTGGACGGAAAAAAGTTGAACAACCAATATGAGAGAAGTGAATGAGTTTAAGtctcaattttatatttaaccctatttttatgtttttaataaaatatgtaaagtttttaaacttttatttaaacaGTTCAACTAAcactcatttaattttaatataaatttttataaaaatatttttacataaaattttgacaataatctcggaagttttaaaaattcttacAATATGACAGCATATGAATGGtgagtgaaattaaattaggcaAGGGCAACTTGGTCCGTGAAATAAGTTTAGAGACAAAAAGTAATGCATTATTAGAAGGaactaattaatgattaaattaaaagaattgtaCTTATTAGGTGTATCTTACTGTCTAGGAGAAGCCTAATTTTGCCTTGACACAATCACAGTATCTATTATTGTTACCACAAAAACAGAATATCCAGTCAATTAAGAGAGAGGACCATTACCCAGGGTTTCTTTTTTGGCTTGCCTAATTTTaaacctcttttcttttttttgcttaatcaatatttatatttttattaatttgattaacttAAATTTCACCAAGAagagttaaataattattttttaaacaagaatatttattaaaatattaatttttaataatattactgTAGCAACTCACGAGACAGTCCATGTATATTTCATGCTAAcataaaactatttataaaatattaaaacagcaaaaattcagaatttaaataaaaatttataaaaattcataattttttaaaaaaaatggagtaTCGTAGATTGTCATGCTGTAATGTTTAAAAACTAACATTTTACTTCTAAAAAactaacattttaataaatatttacgtaCAAAAAAATTTGGCTCTTTTGAATGGTTAATGATCAATTCgactatttttaaaagattgaaagtaaaatttaactaaaaacctaattagcaaaaattaaatttaccattatatatttttaattactttcttttctttttcatatttattggTTAGTGGATCATGGTACACAATATTGTAAGATTGGAATggaattgttaaaaataaaattagaaaatttaaatttaaattattttcatcgAATGAACCtaaaattctcaatttaaccaaataattttaatgaccgaaattcaatttaatttacacgcaatttatcattaattaaaGTTGTTTGCATTTACATTACACATTCTAAATATTAGAGGGCAAATTATACAAATGatcatttaattatattcatcatctaattttaaaaattttaattttaacaccAATGTATGAATTCGTTCTGTTTTGATCACCGCCATTAAATTGATTACGTAACATCTTTTTCTAACtaatataataacacatttagtcatCAATACTTTCATATTCTATCGATTTGATCTTAactctaaataattcaataaatttaatccttcacatttacaaattttatcaatttgattctcaaacttcctaaccaaagttttcaacttttaaaatagaGGTATTCCAcatctattaattgttttatttatggttGAAATTATCTAATTCGATACAtaacccttttattttatattttaagaagtTAGTGTTAGAAATTAACtaaacaccattaaaaataatagaaaatataaattttagaattataatatataataataatatataaataatttaatatttttaaaagtaattctTCACCCGACTagcataattttagtttttaattaatttggtaaataatttGACACTAAATTAGATTAATAGTTATACACATTGCTTATTgtggatttaaaattaaaagcaaataattaacaataaatagAACAAATAGTAATCTCTTAattagtttataaaataaaaaatcattatcaatGTAACAAACGGACATTCAAttaattcttttacattttttcttgtgaaaattaaatgttcataatttttcttatataattattgattgaacaacTGGATTTTTCCATGACATATTTTTAAGCCTCAATTTCCAATTTGAAGAACCAACTTGAGGGCTATTTCTAAGTATCTTGATGGGAATATCATATTGTTATCAATAgtaaatctaaattatttttaaaaggttttccATTTgcttttgtcaaaattttgtgaatcaaagtgttataaaatattatatttagaagaagactaatgagaaaaagaaaagccaaTAAAGTTTCAAGATAAACTCATTGGTATCAAGAATTGACTTGGCAAATGGCTCgttagtttcttttctttttttgcgtTTTATAAATTTACAGATGTGAAATGTCTCTATTTTAAAACCTGAAagctttgagtagaaagtctgaggattaaattatagaatttgtaaatgtgaagggttaaatttattgaattatttggaAGTAGTATctaattgatagaatatgtaagtattgaAAACTAAATGTGTTATTCTACTAGTTAGAAAAAAGCTTTCAATTAACTGCGAGCGACTAAAAcagaaataaattcaaatattagtatctaaattgaaaagatttaaGATTAGATGGGGACACAAACATAATTGGGATGCGtggataattttaattcatgttagaaaattattcgaattatgAACGTTACAAAAGCCGAGCT harbors:
- the LOC105763683 gene encoding MICOS complex subunit MIC60 → MLGRSILELPRCRGAPWRIPRQIMPQCSSPFIYSRKQFSTSSGENGTPKPESKSGLSKFVLGTSLIGGAILVAYQTGYLEQYGARPKVSIDSTKTGFDEKDEKDIQVVSSRDEEINKLTPHVDLPEQKAATNIDLPPEPEISSETQGENHSNVEDKLNEIIEESTTSVPEKALPEYSQNNLSSADHSADTDASAEGNLRKVESETVTAPEKEIQDIPLDTRSSASLGEEETKTVPSPTTGVKLQDKPSKDIEAPSSLLDAYHLGEKAAEGYLASLNSKYEQLSKEKEAFGTAVEELNEGYLSKDGKLVLDFLQAIHAAEKQQAELDARAFAEEKRELKEKYEKELRDSGARELMRTEEAAMLDKELKRERTKAAVAIKSLQERMEEKLRMELEEKEREAGMNLKNAQEQGKVELVSAIANEKAAQIEKMAEANFHINALCMAFYAQSEEAHKIHSIHKLALGALALEDALSKGLPIQKEIDTLYTYLEGFEKDSVLGLVLSSLPEETRYCGTDTLLELNQKFNGLKGNLRHFSLIPPGGGGILTHSLAHIASWLKVKEVDESSEGIESIISRVENYLAEGKLVEAASTLEQGVKGSQAEEIIGDWVKRARNRAITEQALTVLQSYATCISLT